A single region of the Planctomycetaceae bacterium genome encodes:
- a CDS encoding HD domain-containing phosphohydrolase gives MLDITRLKILSETSEMLRAACVSVVAMIAASAAMALAGTPDGKALAAAAMALIAGALVVQVYWAVRQSRRSDERRRQAASDAEEHYAQVLYRIMNFVEARDQYWSGHSERVAKLTEHLARRMGLDEAMCRKLHMAGRLHDIGMIAMPEDLIKRNALLGVDDYRRLMPHSQISYDVLKPMTLLTDVLGAVKHHHERMNGTGYPDGLAGAEIPLSARILAAADAYDAMTHDRPQRRAMTAGGAIAELRRCSPAGYDRAVVDALADIINVTMLENRPAPVAVED, from the coding sequence ATGCTGGACATCACTCGACTGAAAATTCTGTCCGAGACGTCCGAGATGCTGCGTGCAGCCTGCGTTTCGGTAGTGGCGATGATCGCCGCCTCGGCGGCGATGGCACTGGCGGGCACGCCGGACGGCAAGGCGCTGGCGGCGGCTGCGATGGCGCTGATCGCGGGGGCCTTGGTGGTGCAGGTCTACTGGGCGGTGCGGCAGTCGCGACGCTCGGACGAGCGCCGCCGCCAGGCGGCATCCGACGCCGAGGAACATTACGCCCAGGTGCTGTATCGGATTATGAACTTCGTCGAAGCCCGCGACCAATACTGGAGCGGGCACAGCGAGCGCGTGGCCAAGTTGACCGAGCACCTGGCCCGGCGCATGGGGCTGGATGAGGCGATGTGCCGCAAGCTTCACATGGCCGGGCGGTTGCATGACATCGGCATGATTGCCATGCCCGAGGACCTGATCAAGCGCAACGCCTTGCTGGGCGTGGACGACTACCGCCGCCTCATGCCGCACAGCCAGATCTCGTACGACGTGCTCAAACCGATGACGCTGCTGACCGACGTGCTGGGGGCGGTCAAGCATCATCACGAGCGCATGAACGGCACGGGATATCCTGACGGGCTGGCCGGGGCGGAAATCCCCCTGTCGGCGCGCATCCTGGCGGCGGCCGACGCCTACGATGCGATGACGCACGACCGCCCGCAGCGCCGGGCGATGACGGCAGGGGGGGCCATCGCGGAGCTGCGCCGCTGCTCGCCGGCGGGGTACGACCGGGCGGTGGTCGACGCCCTGGCGGATATCATCAACGTGACAATGCTGGAAAACCGCCCCGCCCCGGTGGCGGTCGAGGACTGA
- the csrA gene encoding carbon storage regulator CsrA, with amino-acid sequence MLVLSRQRDQSIKIGDDIKITVVDIRGDKVRLGIEAPAHIPVHREEIYEAMKGQQGPGHVESLAGRKQGRPEESPSGNNTGNE; translated from the coding sequence ATGCTGGTGCTGTCTCGACAACGCGATCAATCCATTAAGATCGGCGATGACATCAAGATCACCGTCGTGGACATCCGCGGCGACAAGGTGCGCCTGGGCATTGAGGCCCCGGCGCATATCCCCGTCCACCGCGAGGAAATCTACGAAGCCATGAAAGGCCAGCAAGGCCCCGGACACGTCGAGTCGCTCGCCGGACGCAAGCAGGGCCGACCCGAGGAGTCCCCTTCCGGAAACAACACCGGCAACGAATGA
- the mtnA gene encoding S-methyl-5-thioribose-1-phosphate isomerase yields MNAIENLKPPVKVVEWVGDAVRGHLRMLDQTRLPNETLFIDCKDAQAVWDAIKRLAVRGAPAIGVAAGYGMVVASQWVPDGNDFQTGMEAAGEYLKSSRPTAVNLEWAVHRVLARCQRVLSQDFNEYRKAMLEEAQAIHAEDEAMCLAIARNAAPLVQRCSGVMTHCNAGALATAGIGTATAGMYAAHSAGHAFTVYCDETRPLLQGSRLTAWELAAAGIDAVVITDNMSAQVMREGRVQMVVVGADRIAANGDAANKIGTYGLAIVAKRHNVPFYVAAPYSTFDLNLPSGEGIPIEQRGSDEITEGFGRRTAPQNIRTYSPAFDVTPAELITGIITDRGIISPVTTENVRKVVSGEL; encoded by the coding sequence ATGAATGCCATTGAAAATCTCAAACCGCCGGTCAAAGTCGTGGAGTGGGTCGGCGACGCCGTCCGCGGGCACTTGCGGATGCTCGACCAGACCCGCCTGCCCAACGAAACCCTCTTCATCGACTGCAAGGACGCCCAGGCCGTCTGGGACGCCATCAAGCGTCTTGCCGTCCGCGGCGCGCCGGCCATCGGGGTGGCCGCCGGGTACGGTATGGTCGTGGCGTCCCAGTGGGTGCCCGACGGCAACGATTTTCAGACGGGTATGGAGGCGGCGGGGGAATATCTCAAGAGCTCGCGCCCAACGGCAGTGAATCTCGAATGGGCGGTACACCGCGTGCTGGCGCGCTGCCAGCGGGTGCTCAGCCAGGACTTCAACGAATATCGCAAGGCGATGCTGGAAGAGGCCCAGGCCATTCACGCCGAGGACGAGGCGATGTGCCTGGCGATCGCCCGCAACGCCGCCCCGCTGGTGCAGCGCTGCAGCGGCGTGATGACGCACTGCAACGCCGGCGCGCTGGCGACGGCCGGAATCGGCACCGCCACCGCCGGCATGTACGCCGCTCACTCGGCCGGTCACGCCTTCACGGTCTACTGCGACGAGACTCGCCCGCTGCTGCAGGGCAGCCGATTGACCGCCTGGGAGCTGGCGGCCGCGGGCATCGATGCGGTGGTCATCACCGACAACATGTCCGCCCAGGTCATGCGCGAGGGGCGGGTGCAGATGGTCGTCGTCGGGGCCGACCGCATCGCCGCCAACGGCGACGCGGCCAATAAGATCGGCACGTACGGTCTGGCGATCGTGGCCAAGCGCCACAACGTGCCCTTCTACGTGGCGGCTCCGTACAGCACGTTCGACCTGAACCTGCCTTCCGGCGAGGGCATCCCGATCGAGCAGCGCGGCAGCGACGAGATCACCGAAGGCTTCGGCCGCCGCACCGCTCCGCAGAACATCCGCACGTATTCCCCCGCCTTCGACGTCACGCCCGCCGAGTTGATCACCGGCATCATCACCGACCGCGGGATCATCAGTCCGGTGACGACGGAGAATGTCAGAAAAGTTGTGAGTGGTGAGTTGTGA
- a CDS encoding sigma-70 family RNA polymerase sigma factor, with the protein MNDDRDASMSELSHENRDLIDRCRQGDQQAFNALYARHAPRVAAFLLRSGFVQADAEDLTQETFLRAYRGLDTYDADRGGFGGWLAAIARNVARRHWARRVTPEHFDPDLADDIFESDVDAAPQQAMTAEQYEAVRLCRSALPRELQRLIHLRYVEGRSTRGVSQATDLPEATVRLRLNGAYGMLRRCLREKGFAV; encoded by the coding sequence ATGAACGATGACCGAGACGCCAGCATGTCGGAACTTAGTCACGAGAATCGCGATCTGATCGACCGCTGTCGCCAGGGCGACCAGCAGGCGTTCAACGCGTTGTACGCACGGCACGCGCCGCGCGTGGCGGCGTTTCTGCTGCGCAGCGGGTTCGTCCAGGCCGACGCTGAGGACCTGACGCAGGAGACGTTCCTGCGGGCGTACCGCGGGCTGGATACATACGACGCCGACCGCGGGGGCTTTGGCGGCTGGTTGGCTGCCATCGCCCGCAATGTCGCGCGGCGGCACTGGGCGCGGCGCGTGACGCCCGAGCATTTCGATCCGGACCTGGCGGACGACATTTTCGAGTCCGACGTCGACGCGGCGCCGCAGCAGGCGATGACGGCAGAGCAGTACGAGGCGGTTCGTCTTTGCCGCAGCGCCCTGCCTCGGGAGCTGCAGCGGCTGATCCATCTTCGCTACGTCGAGGGTCGCAGCACGCGCGGCGTTTCGCAGGCGACGGACCTGCCCGAGGCGACCGTTCGCCTGCGCCTCAACGGGGCGTACGGGATGCTGCGGCGGTGCCTGCGCGAGAAGGGGTTCGCGGTCTGA